AGTACACACAATCCTGACCAGACGTCTGTACTTGCCCCCGTCATTTTTTGTTAAAGCTAATAATGATGTTAGATATATTTCAGTACTTTCGCTAAACGTATAAGGTACGCTATCTGAATTTGTTAGTCTTCAGACTAGGCCGAGTAACGTATTTTAAATTAATTAGAAGTTACTTTACTACAAAAATAAGTGTCATTGACAATCTTCTGTGTTTCATCTGATCCACCATCAGTTCTTCGCTGACTTTAATGCAGCAGCATGGCAAATACTCAGTAGGACGTAACGTTGGCAATAATTACGCTGCTACATAAATCGGACTTGATTTTGTCCCAGACACTCATGTCCAGTGCATGGAGTTTCAGCAGATTCCCTAGGAGAATTGCTTTTTCCCTTTCGGTTCATGACAAGTTCGTTAGACGCGTTGTGCAGCTTCTATATGTGTGACACGATATGAAGTTGGAGTCTATAATCGACTCCGTGTTATCTCACTTGATAACCTCTATTCAGATGTATGGTTTGTAAGTGAATGTGCGCATGGCGTGCTTATCCAAGTAGAAGCTGCACTGTTGTGAGATCTGATAGTCTCtctgttctaacaaaaaataattgaaaaacgtAGTGTTTCGCCTCTTGATATGAGGCTACACAAAACCTGAACGTTGAAATGCTGCAGAACATTCTTATCAAACTGCCAACAATAGAATATGCTCCCACCAGTTTCAACAATCCGAACATTACCGAGACTCGTGATCAAACAGTGGCGCCTGAGTTAACTTTCCCAACAGAAAAAAGGAGTAAATTGCACAGAAAATTTAAGAACGAGTAGCAACCACGTATTTGAAACCACTAGAGTCAATTTTCATTCTGCACAGTAAACAGTGATAGCGAATAACTTACGAGTGAATAGTGAAATACTGAACAAATTCAAGACTGGATGGCTATCTTTCCCATAAATTACAGGATTTCATTGTTAATGTCCCTATACAAGAATGCATTCGAAAGCCCTAGCGTAGAATTCATCTCTTACTCGAGTTAGAACCCACAAATGTATCAGTGCAATTAAAAATACGCAAGTGTACTTTATAACAGCAAGATGAATCTAGTTTAAATGCACTATAGAATATATGCACTTCGGAAATTGTTATATGGGAATGGACTGTGACCCCGTGTCTATTTGAAACTTAGATTCGTGCAACATGATGTCTCTGAGTCACTTTAGGATTCCATTCTCACAATAATTTgtgaaaatattgctaactgacGCACTTCACTTAGACAGACTACGGCAGTAGATTGGATTGAACGATTTGCAGTTCCTCATTGTACCTGTGGCTAGAATACCCGGAACGATCAAACAGTCCTTTTGTTTCGCTATTTTCCGTTGCCTCTGTTAGATTTTTCCTTAATCGATGGTATATCGTCCCTGTAACTCTGTGATGACCGGAACATTGTCAGGACTCGACACTGTTTAAACATCTAGAAGTCTCCTAGAACCAAATAAAATGTTGGAGGATCCATGAAATATTTTAGATTATCTTACATATAAGACCTAAATGAAACAATGGAAGCATGAAACTCACAGCAAAATTTCAAGTTACGTCCATGCAAGTGTGGTCGATCCAATTTCACGGCTTTAATGTTATTTCACTACTTACATACTCAAGCAGCCACATGCCATCTCATATCCGTTTACAGAAAGGACTAATACTGGAAATACATGTGTCAGTAGCTAGTGACAGGAAACAATCGTTTGCAGAGGAACTCTGCAATACAAATGACTAGTGAGTTTTGTTGCTTGCAGGTGTCTCTACCAGAGGCCTGATTGGCACCTAttcattgttttccttttcaggcaTAAGCATATGCACTGTCAGGAATAGaggatttcaaattaattttcagcAATAATTAGGTTTCTATGTTTCCATAATTGGCTCAACTGAATACGAGTGGCTTCTGGCAGCGCATGTAACTTCTATTAATGTAACTGCGTGTCGTCTGTTCAGTCGAACACGTCCGACAGAACAGATAGCACTCGTTTACATTAATATAATGGAGCGCGACTTCTCTTCGACATATGTTTCGGTAGGGATGTACAAGTATCGTTCGAACCCCGACGGGAATcaagaatttggttcaaatggttcaaatggctctgagcactatgggactcaacatcttaggtcataagtcccctagaacttagaactacttaaacctaactaacctaaggacatcacacacacccatgcccgaggcaggattcgaacctgcgaccgtagcagtcccgcggttccagactgcagcgccagaaccgctagaccaccgcggccggccaagaattTGGAAGTCGGAGTGTAATGGATGGCAGTGCAGCGAGCGCTAAGACGAAAATTTGGGTCGGATGCGAGGTGTGTCCCAGCAGCTGAGACAGCTAAAGAAACGTTCTTAGGGTAGCGGAACTTCCGAGTCCAGGTCAGGCAAAATGTTGCAACTTTCACCACTACAATACTGCAATGTCCTTTTCGGCTGGCAGTCATGATTTGCCACCTACCCCCTTTTCTTTCTTCCCCCTCCCTTGTTTCAGAAAATCAAGTAACTTTTATTTAAAGCTGTGCTACACTTCAGATTTGCTGAGACAAATTACATTATAATTCATTGTAGTCACCAAGTCTGTGAACAACGTTCGGAATATACTACCAGTCCTTCAATTCCTGGATGATAGACATCCTCAGTGGTCAAGGAGCCAAACCTGAACCGCTTTATCGAACTTATATCCGTTGGAAAATTTGCGATTGTTGCGAATCCATCCCTCAGTTTCCTGTACATTGTGAACTATGCTTGATGCCGATGGCCAGTTTTCCCGATCAGTATCAACTACGTCTCTCAAGTCTTGGTCAACTGTTGGCACTATTTCACTAAGACTTGGCGCGATATTGCTTCTGGTCCATATATCACTAGAATTTCACTGTAAATCTGTGTAGAATTTAGATGTATTGCCAACAAGAATGGTACTGTCCCACAAACCTCGACTCTAGAGTACGTTTCCAGTTACCACGCCATTTGACTCGTACACTGTGATGCACCTCTCAATCGTAGTACAGGAAAGCTGTGTCGGCTGGAAACAAAGAACAagagctttcaaaaatggttcaaatcgctctgagcactatgggactcaactgctgaggtcattagtcccctagaacgtagaactagttaaacctaactaacctaaggacatcacaaacatccatgcccgaggcaggattcgaacctgcgaccgtagtggtcttgcggttccagactgcagcgcctttaaccgcacggccacttcggccggcaacaagagCTTTCTTTTGACAGTGAGCCCCTCTTGTTCCTCAATGGTTTTAGCGTGGAACTTCTGAAACTTACTGTTGTGTTGCGCGTCACCAACCGTTATCCCCCCTTTGCTAGTGACAAATGGGTGAAAGGTGGCTAAAGGACCTATCGCCGTAGGAATCGGgacaggcaagagaaagattaatagACACAAATTCAGTTTGTTCTGAAATGCTGCTACAGTATTTACACGTTTTACAGCCATGGCTAGCTGTAAGCAGACGCCTCAGCTTGGCATGCTTCTATATACACCTAATGTTTGCCTCAGAGCTATCGACAACTTGGAGTAATGGTCAGCACCAACTAGCAACACGAAACTCTCACAAGAAGCACGGAACTACAAGTAGAAGCAGAGAACTGGTCTCCAGGTGGTCACTGCTAATAACGCCGTCCTGTCTGTCTTCACTGGCAGCGATGTTCAAAGCGCCGCACCTGGAGCGAGCATGAATTTTGGAGGCACCTGCAGTATTGACAAGCTACGATATTGCGCACACTTTTTTAAGTCCCCTCGTAGATGCATGATCCCTTTTCCCATCCCTTCTATCAAATTCTGATAATTCAGTCTCGCCAGGCTATTGCTAATACTGTATGTGCAACAACGTCAAGTGAATCCTAGCGTATGTTATACCTCCATGATCTTGGAGTCGCTGTCAAAACTGTCATGCGGCTCCTGGGACTCATGAGTGCTCCTTAGCATGAGACGTTAACACATGGAACCCTCTCCACCCCACACGAATAGTGCGTGATGCTACCTGGGAAATTTTATATCTTTCCTTGGAACTGCTGAGGCTGCAAAGATTGAGTATGTTGTTGGTGGTGTCAGTGAGTGACAGCCTCGTCGTGTCGCCTTTTGCAGGTGGTCGTGCTGGTGGCGTGTGTGGCGGTAGTGTCCTGCCAGCAGGAGCTGCAGCGCGAGAAGCGGGGATACCTCGGCCTGGGGGCCGGACTGCTGgccgcccccgccgtcgccgcCCCCGCTGTGGTCGCTGCCCCCGCAGTTGTCGCCGCCCCCGCTGCCGTCGGCTACGGATATGGCTACCTTGGCGGTGTCCACGGAAGGCTGGTGCATGGTTGAAGCGCCTTCCTCCCTAACCTCCTTGTGCTGTGTATCTTTATTGCCTCATTAAAACTCCTTTTTGTGGTTTAACATATTGAGTTTCTACTTCATTTTCTGTCTTAAAACACCAGGGTACCTAACTACATCTTAGTATCATGATTTTACATCACCTATGGATTCTACAGAGAAACAGAGTGCCGCCATCaacattgaaaccttcccgtctcctctatctctctctctctctctctctctctctctttttttttttttttttttacgcgacTTTccattctacaataacctatgaaaccgtTCCTTAGGATttatatctcttgcttaataataataaatgaaagctgccctttgaaatttattctctttctcaatcttcacatacaaatttaattgctgcttcttaaaagtgattttctgattatttcgacgaaacatagaatgtgtcgtcgccgtagccctcagtcgttatctgcaataacccaaaactgtgccttaccttttttacttttactggatcgccatctgactgctacatcgaactgtgacGTGAATATACATACTCTACTTTACTATACCCTATTAGCTGCTGGTGTCCTGTCATAACAAGTGGCTGCATTTACTACcacagctgacgttattctttaatagcaaaactgacgttattctttaatagcaaaactgacgttattctttaattaatttgactgaagtacgtaaatcatagttacactttttcttgacaacattaaattttttgcaaagttttacgttgatggcttatgggatggattataatcagtaatgcaacattgctggcaaaaattaattataatctgAAAAAGTTTCTTCAAATGTTCACTGCTGgtcatgaaatgattttacaaacgttcaaatgggacttattttttacaactagcattgcgcaaacataccttcagtagtcttgagtttcgcaaagaaaataattcaataatattagttcctcttatgataatagttagctgatgtctctgtacatccctttataatctcttgtaaatcatagttgGTGGCTGGCAGCAACACTACTCCTGTCAACCTCTCGCTTcaaagaatggctctgagtactacgggactcaacatcgaaggtcatcagtcccctagaacttaggactaattaaacctaaccaacctaaggacatcacacacgtccacacccgaggcaggatccgaacctgcgactgtagcgcctctcGCTTCacacctgctaccaactcgcttcacatctcgcttactactgacttcatacgaacgctaaagtgcggtctctcctgccaacaatgctttctggtgcagacagtccctgctaccattacaaaatgtatcaatgcgcggtcttttccactcttttcttaaaatgtatccatacgcggtctctccagccctttttaaaattatatcaatgtgcggtctctcttgccaacaatactttggtgcagacattccctgctgccacaattatttccaacattacaaatattaattattcctacttaatcctgttaataaaatataaacatctttcataaattgtggtttgacaatagacaatagaaatatactccTCTTACAACATGAAAACCATTAATGATTACACggtgtgtcccagttccgttagTACGGTGGCTATGAAAAGTAAGAGCCATGTATGTTCACAACATCACTGGATTTATTCAAAATAGTGTTTCCCTGCATCAAAACACAGGTGAAATCGGTTTAAAAGTGAAATTTCACTCAGGCGCTCCTAATGGAACTGTGACACAGGTACTGTGTATATGATCAATATCTCGCAATATCATTCTATTTCGGAGAGAAGCACAAATGAAGTAGATAAtcttaaagaaacaagcagctatcaCTCATTTGTTATATTTATATTGGAGTTGTCAATTGAAACTTTAGTCAAATCGTGAAGATGTTCTGTATTGGAGCTCTGAATAGAAACTGatataaaaacaatggaaaaatcaTATTCATAACATGTATCGTACAGTTTTCAGGAGGGACAAAGGAATGCTTTGTGGTCAGATAATTGTTTTCTTGAGGTACTTGTCGTAGTTCACAATTTCAACCTCCTTTTAGACGCAGTTAATAATGTGTAGACAAAGCAGTTTGTGCCATACACCTTTTTGTTCATTGGTGTCAGTTTTCCGTATTGGTTTGAAACCGGAATTTTGCCCAATTTTTGGAACTGAGTTTCATTTTACACCATGACACACAAATTACACTAAATACAGCTAAACTGTGAGACACCAGTAATTAAAAATTACCAAAAAATAGTCAGGTATAAGTGCAGTGTAATTTAACACACTACCACTCCACACTATTCACCATTAAACAGCAATACCATGAAGGAGGCAAGCATCAAATGTCAACAGGTCATAAAGTGTACTACATGCTAGAACATgcagatgattagcatttcaacaCAACCACACGAAATAGGTAGGTCAGAACTCAAAACTGGCAGGATCGTGTCTTATCGATACACATTGCGGTTATCACTCATTCTTACACACACGTCATCATTATGCATACTCTTGTGAATGCATATGACTACCCTTCGACTTGGTCACATTCATGGACCACAGGCTCCTGTAACGTGTGCCCATTTCGACTGATGTGCAAAATCCTAATGCCCCTAAATGTCCACACTGCCAGTAATTTGAGGAATCACATTCAAGTGAGCGTGGAGTTCAGGCTGCTGGTCTTCCTGGATTATTATAAGTTCCTTAAAAGTTCATATTACTGTCGTACAAGAGATGGAAAGTGGAAAGGCGTTCATCGCGCATAGCTAACACCACTTGTCTTTTTGCCCCAGTCAATTTATAAGAATATGACGAGATTATTGGGCACCACATGATAATTACTCCCTTAGTATGTCCATACAATGATACTAAAGGGAACCTGATGCATTGCTTGGACAATCACAGAGGATAGTTGCATCTGCGTTTGCAACTGCGGACCTTCAGCGATCTGCCTTAGAGGACATCGGCAGAACAGCAACCTCGCATGCTAGTCTTGATTTCTGATAGCCTGCATATGTTATAAATGATATAGATAACGTAACGACCAGTCGAGAACTAACCACGTTATATTTTGTTCACTGCTTTCAGAAGCTTCagtttttcctcttttctttttgtttcacgaTCATCTTCTTCTCCGCAACCGCCCAGTGAAGTGGCCCTGTGATAcgtcactggactcacatttgggaggacggtgATTTCATCCTCCGTGCTACCAACCAGAATCAGatattccatggtttccctaagcaCTTTAACGAAAGTACCGAGAATATTCTTTTGAAAAGGGCTTTCCTTCTCTTGTTTCTAAAACCCGAGCTTAttctccatctctaatggccttcTCGCTGACTGGAGATTAAACCACAGTCTTCATTTCTTCCTCTCAGTACTTGCCTAATCATTCCCTCCGTCCGAACTGTGGAAGCTCTGCAACAGCGAACCCCTGTTCTTGATGCAATTTGTGCAACTCGCTAAGAAAAACTGATGATCGCGTTTTTTCTTCAGGTGACACGCAGCCTCAGGACGTTGTCCAGCC
This portion of the Schistocerca nitens isolate TAMUIC-IGC-003100 chromosome 7, iqSchNite1.1, whole genome shotgun sequence genome encodes:
- the LOC126195103 gene encoding cuticle protein 63-like; the encoded protein is MKFLVVVLVACVAVVSCQQELQREKRGYLGLGAGLLAAPAVAAPAVVAAPAVVAAPAAVGYGYGYLGGVHGRLVHG